The proteins below are encoded in one region of Roseovarius bejariae:
- a CDS encoding dihydrodipicolinate synthase family protein, with translation MTPIFKFEGIYTPVVTPYFADHTPDLDALADVIEHLIDKGVHGLITGGSTGENYAQTVDERIELAKFTKDRIKGRVPMVMGTGAMLTPDSIALAEGAREVGADCILLASPPYSVPTDRENALNALAIDRAADLPVMLYNYPHRTGTMMGEEFLDRVGRSRNFCGIKESSGDINRVHLLARDYPHIQMGCGMDDQALEFFAWGAPFWVCGGSNFLPEEHVALYNACVIEGDFVKGRRIMSALMPLMRVLEQGGKFIQTIKHGVTMAGIDTGAVRPPLKPLNKDDKRALEHVTRVLKTTIADITAEG, from the coding sequence ATGACGCCAATCTTCAAGTTCGAGGGGATATATACCCCTGTCGTCACCCCCTATTTCGCCGATCATACCCCCGATCTGGACGCACTTGCCGATGTCATCGAGCATTTGATCGACAAGGGGGTCCATGGGCTTATCACCGGTGGCTCCACCGGCGAGAACTATGCCCAGACCGTGGATGAGCGGATCGAGCTGGCCAAGTTCACCAAGGACCGGATCAAGGGCCGGGTGCCCATGGTCATGGGCACAGGCGCGATGCTGACCCCGGATTCGATCGCCTTGGCGGAAGGGGCGCGCGAGGTGGGAGCCGATTGCATCCTGCTCGCCAGCCCCCCCTATTCGGTGCCGACGGATCGGGAAAACGCGCTCAATGCCCTGGCGATTGATCGCGCGGCTGACCTGCCGGTCATGCTTTACAACTACCCGCATCGCACCGGCACCATGATGGGCGAGGAATTTTTGGACCGTGTGGGGCGGAGCCGGAATTTTTGCGGCATCAAGGAAAGCTCGGGCGACATCAACCGGGTGCATCTTCTGGCGCGTGATTACCCGCATATCCAGATGGGATGCGGTATGGATGACCAGGCGCTGGAATTCTTCGCCTGGGGGGCGCCCTTCTGGGTCTGTGGCGGGTCGAACTTCCTGCCCGAGGAACACGTGGCGCTTTACAACGCCTGTGTCATCGAGGGCGATTTCGTGAAAGGCCGCCGGATCATGTCGGCGCTGATGCCGCTGATGCGGGTCTTGGAACAGGGTGGCAAGTTCATCCAGACCATCAAGCATGGCGTGACCATGGCGGGGATCGACACCGGCGCTGTGCGCCCGCCGCTGAAGCCGCTCAACAAGGACGACAAGCGCGCGTTGGAGCACGTCACGCGCGTTCTCAAGACAACCATTGCAGATATCACCGCGGAGGGCTGA
- a CDS encoding GntR family transcriptional regulator translates to MPDTTKDRKSHLLDTLKQAILTQEMRPGADLDEAQLCEDFALSRTPLREVLRELAGLGYVELRANRGARVSEMSHTTLRDFFLAAPMIYGAILRLAAHNATPDQIEALKAAQGQFRAALRTGSGTDRTLANNLFHEITGEMAGNIYLLPSFHRLLIDHARIGATFFRPQTGEMAENLDRASQQHDAIIAAIEARDEVAAAQLAEDHWNLSRHQFEIFVMPAGMDQPLGALPRSTPA, encoded by the coding sequence ATGCCGGACACGACCAAGGACCGTAAATCGCATTTGCTGGATACGCTTAAACAGGCGATCCTGACGCAAGAGATGCGCCCTGGCGCCGATTTGGACGAAGCGCAACTCTGCGAGGATTTCGCGCTGTCCCGGACCCCCCTGCGCGAGGTACTGCGCGAATTGGCCGGGCTGGGATATGTCGAGCTGCGCGCCAATCGGGGCGCGCGGGTTTCCGAGATGTCTCATACAACGCTGCGTGATTTCTTTCTGGCCGCGCCGATGATTTATGGTGCGATCCTGCGGTTGGCCGCGCACAATGCCACGCCTGACCAGATCGAGGCCCTGAAGGCCGCGCAGGGACAATTCCGTGCCGCCTTGCGGACCGGATCGGGCACCGACCGGACCTTGGCCAATAACCTGTTTCACGAGATCACCGGCGAAATGGCGGGCAATATTTATCTGCTGCCCTCGTTCCATCGGCTGTTGATTGATCACGCCCGGATCGGGGCCACGTTCTTTCGCCCGCAAACCGGCGAAATGGCCGAGAACCTCGACCGCGCCAGCCAACAACATGATGCCATCATCGCGGCCATCGAGGCCCGGGATGAGGTCGCGGCGGCGCAACTGGCCGAGGATCATTGGAACCTGTCGCGCCACCAATTCGAAATATTCGTGATGCCGGCGGGGATGGATCAACCGCTTGGCGCCCTGCCCCGTTCAACCCCAGCATAA